The window agcCGTCGTGGCGCTTCATAACAGTGTGACCTTAAGAAAAACATGATCCCCAACCTCGAACTCCAGATCCTTTCTTCGATTGtccgcatagctcttttgtcggctttgagcggTTTGGAGTCTTTGGCGTATCATCTTGACTTTTTCTCGTGCCTCCTCTATCCATGGAATAGCCGTTGAATCTAGAACCTTCCTCTCGCCGACTTCATCCCAATAGATCGGTGACCAGCACTTCTTCCCGTAAAGTGCTTTgtatggggccatttgaattgacaaaTGGTAACTGTTATTGTAAGCAAACTCTACTAAAGCCATATGTTGATCccaattacccccaaaatccagaatacaaGTCCTTAGCatatcctcgagagtttgaattgttcactccgactgtccatccgtctggggatgataagtggtacttaagttgagtttagtccccaaagtctcttgaaatttctgccaacACCTAGACACAAAGCGGGGATCTCTATCCGAAACGATGCTCATAGGAATTCCATGTACTCTTACGATCTCGTCCAAATACACCTGAGTCAgtttgtccatggaatacttcatgtttaccggcaaaaaatgggccgatttggttaaccgatcaacgatcacccaaacagCATCATATTCTCGTTGCGTTTGCGGCAAATCTGAAATAAAGTCCATGGTGATATTTTCCCAcctccactcgggtatctcaagaggttgtaacaagtcagatggtttttgatgctccgtCTTAACTTGTTGGCAGATGAAACATTTTTGCATATATTGAGCAATTTTCttctgtaaggatcgaaaacaacctaagagggggggtgaattaggctttctAAAAACCTGCTAAGAtatattctatttttttcacagacagcctttcttttctcaaatacctCTCAATGAACAAGATAATACAAGAGCACAGGTATTCGGGAGATGAAGAGAAGAACAGTTTatgtagaaaagcagtaaatgaaagtaatgaaacaaaccaggcttcaaacacaactgagatttgaaaaccacttttatataccaagttacttcaagttgaatagacttgcaaccaatcttttgtgtacaaggaagggatcacttccttcttgccccaaaccacacttggtcaagcaaggaagttttacaaacactcgcaaaccctcactatgctacactattgaagaagctatgtcacacttgaaaaactgcacgaagattgcacaagcaatgagtacaaatgttccttttgagtattctagcacaCGAATCACTCACTATCGgatgtaggcttgatgtacaaagttGCCTTGAGGTGGttgattttgttctttttatagggGACCAGAgagttcctcaattaatgctgtcaacgggtagaaggcagctgaagagtcaactagccgttggtgctgtcagacgtccgatgcttggtttttatgcgtccgaacgatatcaatgagttctggaagttttcttgagtcccttaggacgtccgatcatgcgtccgaggttaggatgaatacttggactttcttcttcaattccttcggacagCCGATGCATCCAGAGTGTTGCGTCCGAAGATCAGCAACGTTTGTCGGACGCccgatacacaggtgttgagcgtccgaaccTGATCAGTAATAGagtaactcctggcttgtcttcttcggacgtccgagcctgagttctttactcgtccgaagatgctcaaagaatgtcggacgtccgatactttccttttgtgcgtccgacattatcctcagcagacttcattccttttttatcttctttttctgctttaactcCACATACCTGTTTggtttatttctgaaaaggatctttacaaaaggtattagaaacatccaattgttttgtaatcatcaaaagatatgaattgagataaacaatctctcccttttttatgatgacaaaataattgGATAGAGCACAAAATATAACAGCTCCCCCTGACGAAGTGCATGAGTAGTATATTACTCCCCCTGAAActgactccccctaactagTTACTCTATACCATCAGTGTTAaaccaaatccaattccaattctccccctttttgtcatcacaaccAGCAATACATTTTTTCAGAAGTAATATCAGTATACATATTTACAATGTACATCACAGTTTGGAATTAATCATTGAGCAGATAT is drawn from Coffea arabica cultivar ET-39 chromosome 1c, Coffea Arabica ET-39 HiFi, whole genome shotgun sequence and contains these coding sequences:
- the LOC140004777 gene encoding uncharacterized protein, translated to MALVEFAYNNSYHLSIQMAPYKALYGKKCWSPIYWDEVGERKVLDSTAIPWIEEAREKVKMIRQRLQTAQSRQKSYADNRRKDLEFEVGDHVFLKRIGKVAYRLELLSSLSRIHDIFHISMLKKYYPDPTHILQLEEIEIDESLTYEEKPVQLLDRKVKELRNKQIPLVKILWRNHGIEEAT